The Microcebus murinus isolate Inina chromosome 4, M.murinus_Inina_mat1.0, whole genome shotgun sequence genome has a segment encoding these proteins:
- the AAMDC gene encoding mth938 domain-containing protein produces the protein MSSPEIASLSWGQMKVQGSTTTYKDCKVWPGGSRAWDWRETGTEHSPGVQPADVKEVVEKGVQTLVIGRGMSEALKVPPSTVEYLQKQGIDVRVLQTEAAVKEYNALAAQGVRVGGVFHSTC, from the exons ATGTCTTCCCCTGAAATTGCTTCCCTCTCATGGGGGCAAATGAAAGTTCAAGGCTCTACTACAACCTATAAGGACTGCAAAGTATGGCCAGGGGGCAGTCGGGCTTGGGATTGGAGAGAAACAGGAACTGAG CATTCTCCTGGTGTGCAGCCTGCAGATGTGAAGGAAGTTGTCGAGAAGGGTGTACAGACTCTTGTGATTGGCCGAGGGATGAGTGAGGCCTTGAAG gTGCCGCCATCAACTGTGGAATACCTCCAGAAACAAGGCATTGACGTGCGGGTCCTCCAGACTGAGGCGGCTGTGAAGGAGTATAATGCCTTGGCTGCCCAGGGGGTCAGGGTGGGAGGTGTCTTCCATTCTACCTGCTGA